From Vicinamibacterales bacterium, a single genomic window includes:
- a CDS encoding sulfite oxidase: MFSRRDLLWRLAMAGVMARVAPSGVVFAQTPSAAQRFGKEKLLIRSMRPPDFETPVALLDSFITPNDLFYVRSHLPIPAQLDAATWALKIGGQVNSPLSLSIDEIKKLPAVTVTVTLECAGNGRGFFEPAVAGIQWEKGAVSTARFTGARMSDVLKRAGVKTTGRNVEMHAADRPLGTMPAFVRQVPMAKAMHPDTLLAYDMNGQPMPAVHGFPLRAIVPGWEGAYSVKWVNALNVLDKDSGSFWVATAYRYPNRRVAPGAAVDAKDMVPLTGLVVKSLITSPAAGAALPAGQVAVAGFAWAGETSIAKVDISIDNGATWTAARLVGEQAKYTWRRFEHTFTVSTPRSVLILSRATDSTGTSQPAVSHWNPSGYLWNQYDSVRVEIASA, from the coding sequence ATGTTTTCCCGTCGCGACTTATTGTGGCGCCTGGCAATGGCCGGCGTCATGGCGCGCGTGGCGCCATCAGGCGTCGTCTTCGCACAGACTCCCAGCGCGGCGCAGCGATTCGGCAAGGAGAAGCTGCTCATCCGCTCGATGCGGCCGCCAGACTTCGAGACGCCGGTCGCCCTGCTCGATTCGTTCATCACGCCGAACGACCTGTTCTACGTGCGATCGCACCTGCCCATTCCAGCCCAGCTCGACGCGGCCACCTGGGCCTTGAAAATCGGCGGCCAGGTCAACTCGCCGCTGTCCCTCTCGATCGATGAGATCAAGAAGCTGCCCGCCGTCACCGTGACCGTGACGCTCGAGTGCGCGGGCAACGGCCGCGGCTTTTTCGAGCCCGCCGTGGCCGGCATCCAGTGGGAGAAGGGCGCGGTGAGCACCGCCAGGTTCACCGGCGCGCGCATGTCGGACGTGCTGAAGCGCGCCGGCGTGAAGACGACGGGCAGGAACGTCGAGATGCACGCCGCCGACCGGCCGCTGGGGACGATGCCGGCGTTCGTGCGGCAGGTGCCGATGGCCAAGGCCATGCACCCCGACACGCTGCTCGCCTACGACATGAACGGCCAGCCCATGCCGGCCGTGCACGGCTTCCCGCTCCGCGCCATCGTGCCCGGCTGGGAAGGCGCGTATTCGGTGAAGTGGGTCAACGCGCTGAATGTGCTCGACAAGGACTCCGGCAGCTTCTGGGTGGCGACCGCGTATCGCTATCCCAATCGCCGCGTGGCTCCCGGCGCCGCCGTGGATGCGAAAGACATGGTGCCGCTGACCGGCCTGGTGGTGAAGTCGTTGATCACCTCGCCCGCGGCCGGCGCGGCGCTCCCCGCCGGCCAGGTCGCGGTGGCCGGCTTCGCGTGGGCCGGCGAGACCAGCATCGCCAAGGTGGACATCTCGATCGACAACGGCGCGACCTGGACCGCGGCGCGGCTGGTCGGCGAACAGGCGAAGTACACCTGGCGGCGCTTCGAGCACACGTTCACGGTCAGCACTCCGCGGTCGGTGCTCATCCTTTCGCGCGCCACCGATTCCACCGGCACGTCGCAACCCGCCGTGTCGCATTGGAACCCGTCGGGCTATCTCTGGAACCAATACGATTCGGTCAGGGTGGAGATCGCAAGTGCGTAA
- a CDS encoding tetratricopeptide repeat protein, which yields MRGRHVWGLTCAAAVLAFAGASGGAREAPAQTASRAITYGGEVAPILAARCGSCHAPGGDAPFSLATFDDVRRHASMIVAVIKSRFMPPWKPEPGFGEFEGTRRMSDTEIATITQWVAAGTPAGPPPAEAAGPTPALRLADSSGAWGTTAPDLVLQLPAYTLRADGLDVFRIFSVPVPIAGARYVRGLQFRSGSRAVHHANIRVDATGASRRLDDADPLPGYEGIIARSADFPDGHFLGWTPGQAAPVLSDALSWRLEGGSDLVVQLHLRPSGKAEEVAPVIGLYFGNGPPSRQPTVIRLGRQDLDVPAGASRHVVTDSFVLPVDAEVRAVQPHAHYRARSMDGWATLPDGSRRALIRITEWDMNWQDRYLYAAPFWLPAGTRLSLEYVFDNSEANPRNPDRPPTRAAWGWRSSDEMADLWVQVMTRTDADRARLRQAADLKMQTEDAVGSEVLLRREPNHVNLRNDAAGLYLALGQPAKALIHFSAVTKLQPGSAAAWFNEGVALEAAGRPGEARARYAQALTIDASYSAAHNNLATLLLKDGRVADARAGFERAVNTDPGNADARANLAVVLAGDGATDAALTQVALALEQKPDLLTRLTPVVWLLAAHPEPMARRPAAARRLAERIVAATGRRDPAALDALAGCQAAMGLFEDAVRLASEAESATSANQPALRQAIRERMALYRAGKVFTLTPP from the coding sequence ATGCGGGGCCGACATGTGTGGGGACTGACCTGCGCCGCTGCCGTACTGGCGTTCGCCGGCGCGTCCGGCGGAGCCCGGGAGGCGCCCGCGCAGACGGCGTCGCGCGCCATAACCTATGGCGGCGAGGTGGCCCCCATCCTCGCGGCACGCTGCGGGTCGTGCCACGCGCCAGGCGGGGATGCCCCCTTCAGCCTTGCCACGTTCGACGACGTCCGGCGTCACGCGTCGATGATTGTGGCGGTCATCAAGAGCCGCTTCATGCCGCCGTGGAAACCGGAGCCGGGCTTCGGCGAGTTCGAGGGCACGCGCCGGATGAGCGACACCGAGATCGCCACGATCACGCAATGGGTCGCTGCCGGTACGCCCGCAGGACCACCGCCGGCCGAAGCCGCCGGCCCCACGCCTGCTTTGCGGCTCGCCGATTCATCCGGCGCCTGGGGAACCACTGCGCCCGACCTGGTCCTGCAGTTGCCGGCCTACACTCTGCGCGCTGATGGCCTCGACGTGTTCCGGATCTTCTCGGTGCCCGTGCCGATCGCCGGCGCACGCTACGTGCGGGGGTTGCAGTTTCGGTCCGGCAGTCGTGCCGTCCACCATGCCAACATCCGGGTCGATGCCACCGGCGCGTCCCGTCGCCTGGATGACGCCGACCCGTTGCCGGGCTACGAGGGCATCATCGCGCGCTCGGCCGACTTTCCCGATGGACACTTCCTGGGGTGGACCCCCGGTCAAGCGGCGCCGGTGCTGTCGGACGCGCTGTCGTGGCGCCTCGAGGGTGGGTCTGACCTGGTCGTGCAGTTGCACCTGCGGCCGTCGGGAAAAGCGGAGGAGGTGGCGCCGGTCATTGGCTTGTACTTTGGCAATGGCCCGCCGTCGCGTCAGCCGACGGTGATTCGACTGGGCCGCCAGGATCTCGATGTGCCTGCCGGCGCGTCGCGGCATGTGGTCACCGATTCGTTCGTCCTGCCCGTGGACGCGGAAGTGCGAGCGGTGCAGCCACACGCGCACTACCGCGCGCGCTCGATGGACGGGTGGGCCACCCTGCCTGATGGCTCGCGACGCGCGCTAATCCGTATCACCGAGTGGGACATGAACTGGCAGGATCGATACCTGTATGCCGCGCCGTTCTGGCTGCCGGCCGGCACGCGGCTGTCGCTCGAATACGTGTTCGACAACTCCGAGGCCAATCCGCGAAATCCGGACCGGCCGCCGACCCGGGCCGCCTGGGGATGGCGATCGAGCGACGAGATGGCGGACCTGTGGGTCCAGGTGATGACGCGGACCGACGCTGACCGCGCCCGCCTGCGACAGGCGGCCGACCTCAAGATGCAGACCGAGGACGCCGTCGGCAGCGAGGTCCTCCTCCGGCGCGAACCGAACCATGTGAACCTGAGGAACGACGCCGCCGGGTTGTACCTCGCGCTCGGCCAACCGGCGAAGGCACTGATCCACTTCAGCGCGGTCACGAAGCTGCAGCCCGGGTCCGCAGCCGCCTGGTTCAATGAAGGCGTCGCGCTCGAGGCGGCCGGCCGCCCCGGCGAAGCCAGGGCCCGCTACGCGCAGGCGCTGACGATTGATGCGTCGTATTCGGCCGCCCACAACAATCTCGCGACGCTTCTGCTCAAGGACGGACGCGTGGCCGATGCTCGCGCCGGGTTCGAGCGCGCTGTGAACACCGATCCCGGGAACGCAGATGCCCGCGCCAACCTGGCCGTGGTCCTCGCGGGGGATGGCGCGACGGATGCCGCGCTGACGCAGGTCGCGCTGGCGCTCGAGCAGAAGCCGGATCTACTGACCCGGCTGACGCCGGTGGTGTGGTTACTCGCCGCCCACCCGGAGCCCATGGCCCGGCGGCCCGCCGCGGCGCGGCGGCTGGCCGAACGCATCGTCGCGGCCACGGGCCGGCGCGACCCCGCGGCGCTTGACGCGCTGGCCGGGTGCCAGGCGGCGATGGGGTTGTTCGAGGACGCCGTGCGGCTGGCGAGCGAGGCCGAATCGGCCACGTCCGCCAACCAGCCTGCGTTGCGTCAGGCCATCCGCGAGCGGATGGCCCTCTATCGAGCCGGGAAGGTGTTCACGCTGACGCCGCCATGA